The following coding sequences lie in one Candidatus Eremiobacterota bacterium genomic window:
- a CDS encoding ATP-dependent DNA helicase has protein sequence MTRSLEEIFGSAGAFSRVLPGYEPRAGQLQMAQLVERGIMEEMHSIIEAGTGVGKSLAYLVPAARSGKKVVLSTGTIALQEQLVNKDIPLVQSALDLPLRVTLLKGRTHYLCRLKLARMRENRLLAPSRSMQKIWEWSERTTSGDRAELPFVPPPAEWEEVDADADECIGESCEHFRRCFFFNKRDDAKYADLVVVNHALFFLDLAMGGGLLPPYDVVVLDEAHQCERWATDALTGAVSASSVGRMLRKLRRHYELPSVFEIELETAVRRLESALARIGADRYPLAANEEAWPPLEELRAAFYRLENWLLADSAAALKKRVDDPSEAERRRDLALRVVMAHVNVIDRVETGVPETISWVERNELDGRRGVYCAPHDVAEFLRMSLFTRAQSVILTSATLATNRSFEFVKRTLGIDDAQELIARSPFDFARQARLFVAPPELNPKSAHFARRAAPLVEECLDRSKGRAFVLFTSYARLREVYALVGDRLAFPVKLQGDLPRAHLLEWFRRTPGAVLFATATFWEGIDVVGDSLSCVIIDRLPFPSPSDPLVMARVRALEARGLDGFEHYMIPAATVRLKQGFGRLIRSTTDRGLVALLDGRAASTRYGATILSALPPATRIERLDDLEPFFAT, from the coding sequence GTGACTCGATCGCTCGAGGAGATTTTCGGCAGCGCCGGCGCGTTTTCGCGCGTCCTGCCGGGCTACGAGCCGCGCGCCGGACAGCTGCAGATGGCGCAGCTCGTCGAGCGTGGCATCATGGAAGAAATGCACAGCATCATCGAAGCCGGCACGGGTGTCGGTAAGTCGCTTGCGTATCTCGTGCCTGCCGCGCGCAGCGGAAAAAAGGTCGTGCTTTCGACGGGCACGATTGCGCTGCAAGAGCAGCTCGTCAACAAAGACATCCCGCTGGTGCAATCGGCCCTCGATCTTCCCCTGCGCGTCACCTTGCTTAAAGGGCGGACGCACTATCTTTGCCGGCTGAAGCTTGCGCGGATGCGGGAAAATCGGCTGCTCGCGCCGTCGCGCTCGATGCAGAAGATCTGGGAGTGGTCGGAGCGCACCACGAGCGGCGACCGCGCCGAGTTACCGTTCGTGCCGCCGCCGGCAGAGTGGGAAGAAGTCGATGCCGATGCCGATGAATGCATCGGCGAATCGTGCGAGCATTTCCGACGGTGCTTTTTCTTCAACAAGCGCGACGACGCAAAGTACGCCGATCTCGTCGTCGTCAATCACGCGCTCTTTTTTCTCGATTTGGCGATGGGCGGCGGCCTGCTGCCGCCGTACGACGTCGTGGTGCTCGACGAAGCCCATCAATGCGAACGCTGGGCGACCGACGCGCTTACCGGCGCCGTATCCGCTTCGAGCGTCGGCCGAATGCTGCGCAAGCTTCGCCGTCACTACGAGCTGCCGTCCGTCTTCGAAATCGAGTTGGAAACGGCGGTTCGGCGGCTCGAGTCGGCGCTCGCGCGCATCGGCGCCGACCGTTATCCGCTTGCCGCAAACGAGGAGGCGTGGCCGCCGCTGGAGGAGCTTCGCGCGGCGTTCTATCGCCTCGAAAACTGGCTGCTGGCCGATTCGGCGGCAGCGCTCAAAAAGCGCGTCGACGATCCCAGCGAGGCCGAACGGCGGCGCGATCTCGCGTTACGCGTCGTGATGGCCCACGTCAACGTCATCGATCGCGTTGAAACCGGCGTTCCCGAAACGATCTCGTGGGTCGAACGCAACGAATTGGACGGGCGTCGCGGCGTCTATTGCGCGCCGCACGACGTCGCCGAGTTCCTACGCATGTCGCTCTTTACGCGCGCGCAGAGCGTCATCCTCACCAGTGCGACGTTGGCAACGAATCGGTCGTTCGAGTTCGTCAAGCGAACCCTCGGCATCGACGACGCGCAGGAGCTCATCGCTCGATCGCCCTTCGATTTCGCGCGTCAGGCGCGGCTCTTCGTCGCGCCGCCCGAACTCAATCCAAAGTCGGCGCACTTTGCTCGCCGCGCCGCGCCGCTCGTCGAGGAGTGCCTCGATCGCTCGAAGGGTCGCGCCTTCGTGCTCTTCACGTCGTATGCGCGGCTGCGTGAAGTCTACGCGCTGGTCGGCGACCGGCTCGCCTTTCCGGTGAAGCTGCAAGGCGATTTACCGCGCGCGCATCTGCTCGAATGGTTCCGTCGCACGCCCGGCGCGGTGCTCTTTGCCACGGCGACGTTTTGGGAAGGCATCGACGTCGTCGGCGACTCGCTCTCGTGCGTTATCATCGATCGCCTGCCGTTTCCGTCGCCGAGCGATCCGCTCGTCATGGCGCGAGTGCGCGCGTTGGAGGCGCGCGGCCTCGACGGTTTCGAGCACTACATGATTCCTGCCGCGACCGTTCGGCTCAAGCAAGGATTTGGGCGGCTCATTCGCAGCACGACCGATCGCGGACTCGTTGCGCTGCTCGATGGCCGCGCGGCTTCAACGCGCTACGGCGCGACGATTCTCTCGGCGCTGCCGCCGGCTACACGGATCGAACGGCTTGACGATTTGGAGCCGTTCTTTGCCACGTA
- a CDS encoding rhomboid family intramembrane serine protease, which yields MITRFLIVLNVIGFLWEIAAGGSGMLSGMGEGSGMARVLVAGALIPAYVLQYGQWWRIITGAFMHGSLLHIGVNMMSLWFLGRFIEYALGPWRMLVVYMVSLVAAGLGVVYFSANPMVPTVGASGAIFGLFGALFAIGFKLGKPGMDLVRSNIGILVVNLIITFTVPAISWQAHVAGLLAGFVLTYAIYFPPRRLAPVVVDARTGRELETEYEAPLDPHQRA from the coding sequence GTGATCACGCGCTTTCTCATCGTCCTCAACGTCATCGGCTTTCTGTGGGAAATCGCGGCCGGTGGATCGGGGATGCTGTCGGGTATGGGCGAGGGCAGCGGAATGGCGCGCGTCCTCGTCGCCGGCGCATTGATTCCCGCATACGTGTTGCAATACGGACAGTGGTGGCGCATTATTACTGGCGCATTTATGCACGGCAGTCTGTTGCACATCGGCGTCAACATGATGTCGTTGTGGTTTTTGGGGCGATTCATCGAGTACGCGCTGGGTCCGTGGCGCATGCTCGTGGTGTATATGGTCTCGCTCGTCGCCGCCGGTCTCGGCGTCGTCTACTTCAGCGCCAATCCGATGGTGCCGACCGTCGGTGCGAGCGGTGCGATCTTTGGCCTCTTTGGTGCGCTCTTCGCGATTGGATTCAAGCTTGGAAAACCGGGCATGGATCTGGTGCGCTCCAACATCGGCATTCTCGTCGTCAATTTGATCATCACGTTCACCGTGCCGGCGATTTCGTGGCAAGCGCACGTCGCCGGCTTACTCGCCGGCTTCGTGTTGACGTACGCCATTTATTTTCCGCCGCGGCGCTTGGCGCCGGTCGTCGTGGATGCTCGAACCGGCCGCGAGCTCGAAACCGAGTACGAAGCGCCGCTCGATCCGCATCAGCGCGCCTAG